A region of Nitrospirota bacterium DNA encodes the following proteins:
- a CDS encoding radical SAM protein translates to MNRKLKDKANSLISQEKGVIFKDPGGRINIGLCYPNTYSVAMSSLGFQGIYGFFNSLSDVVCERIFFPDKEDLEEYQKSGSEPFSLESKRPLSAFDIIAFSVSFENDYPNLLKMLKMARIPLRRSDRSSHHPLVIMGGVAAFYNPEPLADFMDVIFVGEAEEMLEEFLSHYRGAGGREELLEKLTAVKGIYLPEFYTVRYDEAGKITGRDVSHHAPETVCKRTIKDIARSFLRSTILTPHAEFSNMFLLEAMRGCPWSCRFCVAGHIYNPPRKKDFAELSAEIRAAVQRTQKIGLIGPSLSDYPHAEEILQMEGVDFSITSLRASPKSARLVRLMKGHRSISIAPEAGTQRLRDVVNKKIGEEDILETARQILECGVETLRLYFMIGLPTETMADIDGMMDLVRTIRRNTRKGQIRLSVSTFVPKPFTPFQWHPMEPLKSIKEKLQMIKKGLAREKGVKVLHDIPKQAHLQGLFALGDRRVGRVAERIALDDIDVIKKGSADVDIASFIYRQKDFAEPLPWDFIDAGVTKEHLWAEYQKALNG, encoded by the coding sequence ATGAACAGAAAGCTGAAAGATAAAGCAAACTCATTGATATCACAGGAAAAAGGTGTGATATTCAAGGATCCCGGCGGCAGGATAAATATTGGCCTTTGCTACCCCAACACATATTCCGTTGCCATGTCGAGTCTGGGATTTCAGGGTATCTATGGCTTTTTCAACAGTTTGAGTGATGTCGTCTGCGAGAGGATTTTTTTTCCTGACAAGGAAGATCTGGAGGAATATCAGAAGTCAGGTTCTGAGCCCTTTTCCCTTGAGTCAAAAAGACCCCTTTCTGCCTTTGATATCATCGCATTTTCCGTATCGTTTGAGAACGATTACCCGAACCTGCTAAAGATGCTGAAGATGGCAAGGATCCCTCTGCGGCGTTCTGATCGGTCGTCGCATCATCCTCTGGTGATCATGGGAGGCGTAGCTGCTTTTTATAATCCTGAGCCGCTTGCCGATTTCATGGATGTCATATTCGTCGGCGAGGCAGAGGAGATGCTTGAAGAATTTCTTTCACATTATCGTGGAGCAGGTGGGCGGGAAGAGCTTCTTGAGAAACTGACCGCAGTCAAGGGCATTTATCTGCCGGAGTTCTATACTGTGCGTTATGACGAGGCAGGAAAGATCACGGGAAGGGATGTGTCTCATCATGCTCCGGAAACCGTATGCAAAAGGACCATAAAGGACATTGCGCGGTCTTTTCTCAGGTCAACGATCCTGACTCCCCACGCTGAGTTCTCTAACATGTTTCTCCTTGAGGCAATGCGGGGCTGCCCCTGGTCCTGCCGTTTTTGCGTTGCAGGCCATATTTATAACCCGCCGAGAAAGAAAGACTTTGCAGAACTTTCTGCAGAGATCAGGGCCGCAGTTCAGCGAACGCAGAAGATCGGCCTTATCGGGCCGTCCCTTTCCGATTATCCGCATGCAGAAGAAATACTGCAGATGGAGGGCGTTGACTTCTCTATCACCTCATTGCGGGCAAGTCCGAAGAGTGCAAGACTTGTACGGCTGATGAAGGGACACAGGAGCATATCCATTGCACCTGAGGCCGGGACGCAGCGCCTGAGGGATGTGGTCAACAAAAAGATCGGCGAGGAGGACATCCTTGAGACCGCAAGACAGATACTGGAGTGCGGTGTCGAGACGCTGAGGCTCTACTTTATGATCGGTCTGCCGACAGAGACCATGGCAGATATTGACGGCATGATGGATCTGGTCAGGACTATTCGCAGGAATACGCGCAAAGGGCAGATCCGTTTGAGCGTCAGCACCTTTGTGCCGAAACCCTTTACGCCGTTTCAGTGGCATCCCATGGAGCCGCTGAAGAGCATCAAGGAAAAACTTCAGATGATAAAGAAGGGACTTGCCCGGGAAAAAGGCGTCAAGGTGCTCCATGATATACCCAAACAGGCGCACCTGCAGGGACTTTTCGCCCTGGGGGACAGACGTGTCGGCCGGGTAGCAGAGCGCATTGCCCTTGATGATATCGATGTCATAAAGAAAGGTTCTGCAGATGTCGATATCGCTTCCTTCATTTACCGTCAGAAGGATTTCGCTGAGCCCCTCCCCTGGGACTTCATCGATGCCGGAGTTACCAAAGAGCATCTCTGGGCGGAATACCAGAAGGCTTTGAACGGATGA